A window of the Dongshaea marina genome harbors these coding sequences:
- the nrdD gene encoding anaerobic ribonucleoside-triphosphate reductase yields MSQVIKRDGRCQPLSLTKLQASLSHAGAKQEQLPAILDPVITTLDQQSHCSSEEIQTLLLNSLNQHGLTAIAQSYQAHAKQRLIQREKNTSLHHEIEGLIAQSHANLMFENANKDAKVIPTQRDLLAGIISRHYAKQHLLPADVVAAHERGDIHYHDLDYAPFFPMFNCMLIDLKGMLEGGFKMGNAEIDTPKSIATATAVTAQIIAQVASHIYGGTTINRIDEVLAPYVECSYQKHLDTAAKWQVADATAYARAQTEKECFDAFQSLEYEVNTLHTANGQTPFVTFGFGLGESWAARLIQKAILHNRLLGLGKNSKTAVFPKLVFAIREGLNRSPQDPNYDIKQQALKCAAHRMYPDIVNYHQLIKITGSFKTPMGCRSFLDRYQEDGQEIHEGRNNLGVISLNLPRIALQARGDEKEFYALLDKRLTLAKRALDSRIERLEGVKAKVAPILYMEGACGVRLQAEDEISQLFKNGRASISLGYIGLHETIIALYGDSTHLYDDPKLQDKAHAIVRHLKQATQRWREESGYGFSLYATPSENLCNRFCELDRKQFGEQAGITDKGYYTNSFHLDVAKKVNPYDKIDFEKGYPELSSGGFILYGEYPNMAHNLEALENVWDYSYDKVPYYGTNTPIDQCYSCGFEGEFDCTSKGFSCPHCGNHDPAKVSVTRRVCGYLGSPDARPFNRGKQLEVQRRVKHL; encoded by the coding sequence ATGAGTCAAGTGATCAAACGTGATGGTCGTTGCCAGCCCCTTAGCCTGACTAAACTCCAGGCAAGCTTATCCCATGCCGGTGCGAAACAGGAACAGCTCCCAGCCATCCTGGATCCAGTGATCACAACTCTTGACCAACAAAGCCACTGCAGCAGTGAGGAGATTCAGACTCTGCTGCTCAACAGTCTAAATCAACATGGACTGACCGCTATTGCCCAAAGCTATCAGGCTCACGCAAAGCAGCGCCTGATCCAGCGCGAAAAGAACACATCCCTGCATCATGAGATTGAGGGGCTGATCGCCCAGAGTCACGCCAACCTGATGTTTGAGAATGCCAACAAGGATGCCAAGGTGATCCCTACCCAAAGGGATCTGCTGGCCGGGATCATCTCCCGCCACTATGCCAAGCAGCACCTGTTGCCCGCCGATGTGGTGGCGGCTCACGAAAGGGGGGATATCCACTACCATGATCTGGATTATGCGCCCTTCTTCCCCATGTTCAACTGCATGCTGATCGATCTCAAGGGGATGCTGGAGGGTGGCTTCAAGATGGGTAACGCCGAGATCGACACTCCGAAATCGATCGCCACTGCAACCGCGGTCACGGCGCAGATCATCGCTCAGGTCGCCAGCCATATCTATGGCGGAACCACCATCAACCGTATTGATGAAGTCCTGGCTCCCTATGTGGAGTGCAGTTATCAAAAGCACCTGGATACCGCGGCCAAGTGGCAGGTTGCCGATGCAACGGCCTATGCCAGGGCCCAAACCGAGAAAGAGTGCTTCGATGCCTTCCAGTCCCTGGAGTATGAGGTCAATACCCTGCATACCGCCAATGGACAGACTCCCTTCGTCACCTTTGGATTTGGACTGGGTGAGAGTTGGGCGGCCCGGCTGATCCAGAAGGCTATCCTGCATAACCGCCTGCTGGGACTGGGTAAAAACAGCAAAACCGCGGTCTTCCCCAAGCTGGTGTTTGCGATCCGCGAAGGCCTGAATCGTAGCCCACAGGATCCCAACTATGACATCAAGCAGCAGGCGCTCAAGTGTGCGGCGCACCGGATGTATCCGGACATAGTCAACTACCACCAGCTGATTAAGATCACCGGCTCGTTTAAAACACCCATGGGTTGTCGCAGCTTTTTGGACCGCTACCAGGAAGATGGTCAGGAGATCCATGAGGGGCGTAATAACCTCGGGGTCATCAGCCTCAACCTGCCGAGGATCGCCCTGCAGGCCAGGGGAGATGAGAAGGAGTTTTATGCCTTGCTGGACAAACGGTTAACCCTGGCAAAACGCGCCCTAGACAGCCGTATTGAGCGCCTGGAAGGCGTGAAGGCCAAGGTAGCACCGATTCTCTATATGGAGGGGGCCTGTGGTGTTCGGCTGCAGGCGGAAGATGAGATCAGCCAGCTGTTTAAAAACGGCCGCGCCTCGATCTCCCTTGGTTATATCGGCCTGCATGAAACCATTATCGCCCTGTATGGTGACTCGACCCATCTCTATGATGATCCCAAGCTACAGGATAAGGCCCACGCTATCGTTCGTCACCTCAAGCAGGCGACGCAGCGCTGGCGTGAAGAGAGCGGTTATGGATTTAGCCTCTATGCCACTCCAAGCGAGAACCTGTGCAACCGCTTCTGTGAGTTGGATCGTAAGCAATTTGGCGAACAAGCCGGGATCACCGACAAGGGGTATTACACCAATAGCTTCCACCTCGACGTGGCGAAGAAGGTGAACCCTTACGATAAAATCGATTTTGAGAAAGGCTATCCCGAGCTCAGCAGTGGCGGCTTCATTCTGTATGGCGAATACCCCAACATGGCCCATAATCTCGAAGCGCTGGAAAATGTCTGGGACTACAGTTACGACAAGGTGCCCTACTACGGCACCAATACTCCCATCGACCAATGCTATAGCTGTGGTTTCGAAGGTGAATTTGACTGTACCAGCAAGGGCTTTAGCTGCCCCCACTGCGGCAATCACGATCCGGCCAAGGTCTCGGTTACCCGCCGGGTCTGTGGTTACCTGGGAAGCCCGGATGCTCGTCCCTTCAATCGCGGTAA
- a CDS encoding TerC family protein, protein MLDFTWFMDPTAWAGLATLVILEIVLGIDNLLFIAILAEKLPPEKRDKARRVGLFLALFIRLGLLACISWLVSLTNPLITVLGHTFSGRDLILLLGGLFLLFKGSMELHERLEGHSHNSEGPRKNFSPLWSVITQIVLLDAVFSLDSVITAVGMADHLSIMMIAVVIAMIIMIIASKPLSLFINAHPTLIILCLSFLLMIGFSLVAEGFGLHIPKGYLYAAIGFSIVIELFNQLAQKKRRKRLKLNLGHRERAAKLVMRMLGEKNGVGEDLPQEVLPEVGQPIFAQDEQQMVAQVLKLGSLPVSAIMESPKKTEMLDLSQSDDKLRQLLASTVHSRLIAIENGDASKPLGIIRKRDVLARLLSKQPLELRSLIQKPFYLTDSSNLLEAMRALRANKTYLALVRNAQGEFVGITTVRDLMEEIAGDFDDDESELPLTPAY, encoded by the coding sequence ATGTTGGACTTTACCTGGTTTATGGACCCGACGGCCTGGGCTGGCCTTGCCACTCTGGTGATCCTTGAGATCGTCCTTGGGATCGATAACCTGCTGTTTATCGCCATCCTGGCAGAAAAACTCCCCCCCGAAAAACGTGACAAAGCACGACGCGTCGGATTGTTTCTCGCCCTGTTTATACGGCTGGGACTCCTCGCCTGTATCTCCTGGCTGGTCAGCCTAACCAATCCACTGATCACAGTGCTGGGTCACACATTTTCCGGAAGGGATCTGATCCTGCTGCTGGGCGGCCTGTTCCTGCTGTTTAAGGGGTCGATGGAGCTCCATGAGCGCCTGGAGGGACACTCACACAACAGCGAAGGTCCAAGAAAAAATTTCTCCCCATTGTGGTCCGTTATAACCCAGATTGTCCTGCTCGATGCGGTATTCTCCCTGGACTCGGTGATTACAGCGGTCGGTATGGCCGATCACCTGTCGATCATGATGATCGCCGTGGTCATCGCGATGATCATCATGATCATCGCCAGCAAGCCGCTGTCGTTGTTTATCAACGCACACCCAACCCTGATCATTCTTTGCCTAAGCTTCCTGTTGATGATCGGCTTTAGCCTGGTGGCTGAAGGATTTGGCCTGCATATTCCTAAGGGCTACCTGTATGCAGCGATCGGCTTCTCGATCGTCATTGAGCTATTCAACCAGCTGGCGCAGAAAAAACGCCGTAAACGCCTCAAGCTGAACCTGGGCCACAGGGAGCGAGCTGCAAAGCTGGTGATGCGGATGCTGGGTGAAAAAAATGGGGTGGGTGAAGACCTGCCACAAGAGGTCCTTCCTGAAGTCGGGCAGCCGATCTTTGCCCAGGATGAACAGCAGATGGTTGCTCAGGTACTAAAGCTCGGCTCTCTACCAGTCAGTGCCATCATGGAGAGTCCTAAAAAGACCGAGATGCTGGATCTCTCTCAGAGCGACGACAAGTTGCGTCAATTGTTGGCCAGCACGGTCCACTCGCGACTGATCGCCATTGAGAACGGCGATGCCAGCAAGCCACTGGGGATCATTCGCAAGCGTGATGTACTGGCCCGGCTGCTGAGCAAGCAACCACTGGAGCTGAGATCCCTCATCCAAAAGCCATTCTATCTGACCGATAGCAGCAACCTGCTGGAAGCGATGCGGGCTCTTAGAGCCAATAAAACCTACCTGGCGCTGGTTCGCAATGCCCAGGGTGAGTTTGTCGGGATCACCACGGTCCGCGATCTGATGGAGGAGATTGCAGGAGACTTTGATGATGATGAATCAGAGCTGCCACTGACCCCCGCCTATTAA
- the adk gene encoding adenylate kinase — MRIILLGAPGAGKGTQAQFIMNKYGIPQISTGDMLRAAVKAGTPLGLKAKEVMDAGQLVSDELIIGLVKERIAQDDCEKGFLLDGFPRTIPQADAMKENGIDVDYVLEFDVPDEVIVERMGGRRVHPGSGRVYHVVFNPPKQEGIDDVSGEELVIRPDDEEGTVRKRLAIYHEQTEPLVSYYQKEAQAGRGQYHQINGMQAVDAVSKQLATILG; from the coding sequence ATGCGGATTATTCTGTTAGGTGCGCCCGGTGCGGGTAAGGGTACCCAGGCACAGTTTATTATGAACAAGTATGGGATCCCCCAGATCTCCACCGGTGACATGCTGCGTGCTGCAGTTAAAGCTGGGACTCCATTAGGTCTGAAGGCCAAAGAGGTGATGGATGCAGGTCAACTGGTCTCTGACGAACTGATTATCGGCCTGGTGAAAGAGCGAATTGCCCAGGACGATTGTGAGAAGGGCTTCCTGCTGGACGGTTTCCCACGCACTATTCCTCAGGCTGATGCGATGAAAGAGAATGGCATCGATGTCGACTATGTTCTGGAATTCGATGTGCCGGACGAGGTGATTGTTGAGCGGATGGGCGGGCGTCGTGTACACCCTGGTTCAGGTCGCGTGTATCACGTGGTCTTTAACCCGCCTAAGCAGGAGGGAATCGATGATGTGTCCGGCGAAGAGCTGGTGATCCGTCCCGATGATGAGGAAGGAACCGTTCGTAAGCGCCTGGCCATCTACCATGAGCAGACCGAGCCGCTGGTTTCCTACTATCAGAAGGAAGCGCAAGCCGGTCGTGGTCAGTATCACCAGATCAACGGCATGCAAGCGGTTGATGCTGTGAGCAAGCAGCTGGCAACCATTCTTGGCTAA
- the hemH gene encoding ferrochelatase: MAKSPGPLSDKASAEITPSKHGVILINLGTPSEPTSQAVRHFLREFLSDRRVVGLSPWLWLPLLYGVILPRRSPRVAKNYRKIWLREQNKSPLLYFSEQQAEKLQKRFDEQGQPVVVRCAMTYGNPSLSSVWQEFKRLGITRVSLLPLYPQYSSSTSAPTLDAWSRVMGREFALPDLHWIRDYHQHPLYIRALAESVRQSWQQGSGQSYLLISCHGIPVRYQDQGDPYPQQCQQTATLLARELGLEEDQWSLTFQSRFGKEPWITPYTDEVLQQLPAQGIRNISVICPSFSVDCLETLEEIADEGQALFLKAGGEQFNYIAALNDSKSHIELFYQLIQPSLR; encoded by the coding sequence TTGGCTAAATCACCCGGGCCTTTGTCTGACAAGGCATCCGCAGAGATAACCCCGAGCAAACACGGGGTTATCCTGATCAACCTGGGTACGCCCTCGGAGCCAACTTCGCAAGCCGTCCGGCATTTTTTACGTGAGTTTCTCTCAGACCGACGCGTGGTCGGGCTTTCGCCCTGGCTATGGTTACCCCTTCTGTATGGGGTGATCCTGCCTCGCCGAAGCCCCCGGGTTGCCAAAAACTATCGCAAAATCTGGCTCAGGGAGCAGAATAAGTCGCCCCTGTTGTACTTTAGTGAACAGCAGGCTGAAAAACTCCAGAAGCGGTTTGATGAACAGGGTCAGCCCGTGGTGGTGCGCTGCGCCATGACCTATGGCAATCCCTCCCTTAGTAGTGTTTGGCAGGAGTTTAAACGTCTTGGGATCACCCGAGTCTCCTTACTGCCGCTCTACCCTCAATACTCCAGCTCAACCTCGGCGCCAACCCTGGATGCCTGGAGCCGGGTGATGGGAAGAGAGTTTGCGCTGCCTGATCTGCACTGGATCCGCGACTACCATCAACACCCCCTATATATCAGGGCGCTGGCGGAGAGTGTGCGCCAAAGCTGGCAGCAGGGCTCTGGCCAAAGCTATCTTTTGATCTCCTGCCATGGGATCCCGGTGCGCTATCAAGACCAGGGAGATCCTTACCCACAACAGTGTCAGCAAACCGCAACCCTGCTTGCCCGCGAGCTGGGTCTTGAAGAAGATCAATGGAGCCTGACCTTCCAGTCGCGTTTTGGTAAGGAGCCTTGGATCACCCCCTACACAGATGAGGTTCTGCAGCAGCTTCCGGCTCAGGGGATCCGCAATATCTCGGTGATTTGTCCCTCTTTTTCCGTCGATTGTCTGGAGACCCTTGAAGAGATTGCCGATGAGGGGCAGGCGCTGTTTCTTAAGGCCGGGGGAGAGCAATTTAACTATATCGCAGCGCTCAATGATTCTAAGAGCCATATAGAGCTTTTTTACCAGCTGATTCAGCCTTCATTGAGATAA
- a CDS encoding inosine/guanosine kinase: protein MKFPGQRKSQHYFPVTTPRTLLEQSAARTAHGQSYVVGIDQTLVDIEAHVDDAFLERYGLSKGHSVIITDETAEAVYKELKDNEMVVSEFAGGTIGNTLHNYSVLADDLSIMLGVMSRNIAIGSYAYRYLCNTSSRMNLNYLQPVDGPVGRCFTFISTDGERSFGINAGLMNRLSEDYIPKEVIQDSVALVITAYLVRCSDEDTIKTATFKALEYAKEAGVPVILTLGTRFVIEDDPKFWQEFIRDYVTVVAMNEEEGLALTGEKDPLLAANKTLDWADMVLCTAGPEGLYMAGYTDDKYKRLTAHPILNNEQFPEFNLYEFSRPMKRSACENPLRIHSHIAPYMGGPEKIKNTNGAGDGALSALLHDMAANGYHKLNVPHSEKHKSEFLTYSSFAQVCKYANRVSYEVLAQHSPRLSRGLPEKEDSLEEVYWAR from the coding sequence ATGAAGTTTCCGGGTCAGCGTAAATCACAGCATTATTTTCCCGTTACCACACCCCGCACTCTCCTCGAGCAGAGCGCAGCCCGTACGGCTCATGGCCAAAGCTATGTTGTTGGGATCGACCAGACCCTGGTCGATATTGAGGCCCATGTGGACGATGCGTTCCTGGAGCGCTACGGCCTGAGCAAGGGACACTCGGTTATCATTACCGATGAGACGGCCGAAGCTGTCTATAAAGAGCTCAAAGACAATGAGATGGTGGTCAGTGAGTTTGCTGGTGGAACCATAGGAAACACCCTTCATAATTACTCTGTACTGGCCGATGACCTGTCGATCATGCTGGGAGTGATGAGCCGCAATATCGCAATCGGCAGCTATGCCTACCGCTATCTGTGTAACACCTCATCGCGGATGAATCTCAACTACCTGCAGCCTGTTGATGGTCCGGTCGGGCGCTGCTTCACCTTTATCTCAACCGATGGTGAGCGCAGCTTCGGGATCAATGCTGGCCTGATGAACCGTCTCAGCGAAGATTATATTCCCAAGGAGGTGATCCAGGACTCGGTGGCTCTGGTGATCACCGCTTATCTGGTTCGCTGTTCTGATGAAGATACGATCAAGACCGCGACCTTTAAAGCCCTGGAGTATGCCAAGGAGGCAGGTGTCCCTGTGATCCTGACCCTGGGGACTCGCTTTGTTATCGAAGATGATCCAAAGTTCTGGCAGGAGTTTATCCGTGACTATGTGACCGTGGTTGCGATGAACGAAGAGGAGGGGCTTGCCCTGACCGGTGAGAAGGATCCTCTACTGGCGGCCAATAAGACTTTGGATTGGGCAGATATGGTGCTCTGTACCGCAGGCCCAGAGGGTCTGTATATGGCTGGTTATACAGATGATAAGTACAAGCGGTTAACGGCTCACCCTATTTTGAACAACGAGCAGTTTCCTGAATTCAATCTCTATGAGTTCAGCCGACCGATGAAGCGTAGCGCCTGCGAGAATCCTTTGCGTATTCACTCTCACATCGCTCCTTATATGGGGGGCCCGGAGAAGATCAAGAATACTAATGGGGCAGGAGATGGGGCCCTGTCAGCCCTGCTGCATGATATGGCTGCCAATGGTTATCACAAGCTGAATGTCCCTCACTCAGAGAAGCATAAGAGCGAGTTTCTCACATACTCCTCGTTTGCTCAGGTGTGTAAATATGCCAACCGGGTAAGCTATGAGGTTCTGGCACAGCACTCACCCCGTTTATCTCGTGGGTTGCCTGAAAAAGAAGATAGCCTGGAAGAGGTATACTGGGCAAGGTAA
- a CDS encoding helix-turn-helix domain-containing protein, with protein sequence MNKSNAQRKNNIIKNIDYLIKSRNETKFSFSERCGLTRTSLYKILDGKVQNVKHSTIERISDFFGVACDEIEYFDLEKIESQRKTISIDGNKNPAAVPIIPQSCFCDSRNKTIGQLVTEHPLTYIYDDASEVIAIRLEKDYGNILSSGEVIVVKRIPVLVDGFLALYVSEDKELIIKDDDTYVGFSSFDLSEDLELIGCIIEERF encoded by the coding sequence ATGAATAAATCAAACGCACAAAGAAAAAACAATATAATAAAAAACATTGATTATCTGATTAAATCAAGAAATGAAACCAAGTTCTCTTTTTCTGAGCGTTGTGGTTTAACGCGCACATCCTTGTATAAAATATTGGATGGTAAAGTACAGAATGTAAAGCACTCAACAATTGAGAGGATCTCTGATTTTTTTGGCGTTGCATGTGATGAGATTGAGTATTTTGATCTTGAGAAAATTGAGAGTCAGAGAAAGACAATCTCTATTGATGGAAATAAAAATCCTGCAGCAGTTCCAATTATTCCTCAATCTTGTTTTTGTGATAGCCGAAACAAGACGATCGGACAGTTAGTAACAGAGCATCCTCTGACATATATCTATGATGATGCCTCAGAGGTTATCGCGATTCGTCTTGAGAAAGATTATGGGAATATTCTTTCTTCAGGGGAAGTTATTGTTGTAAAGAGAATTCCGGTTTTGGTTGATGGCTTTCTGGCTCTCTATGTATCTGAAGATAAGGAGCTAATCATTAAGGATGATGATACATATGTTGGATTTAGCTCTTTTGATCTGTCTGAAGATCTTGAGCTGATAGGTTGTATTATTGAGGAAAGATTTTGA
- a CDS encoding queuosine precursor transporter produces MATKYKLLGFTRTPLLSASIMVLSTGKTIRMGLKDLVDSEIFDELDRNEQKSVYRKFYGGKGVKTMYDIADRNERSWNAYILICIALTALFLACTLTGIKPVRIESLHMTIPAAIFVYPLTFILIDILNEFYGLRKARQAIFGTFIANLLFVGVLWFSTKMNAIPGWGMDSSYDSISYGITSVFIASSLSYLLSENINSYLLCKIKALTNSRYLFIRVIASTTVAAAVDSITFITIAFHGVLSMDIMMTMIISQFVIKITYAIVGVFPIYGTRWLFRHYINVPQNSMVTPQKEGNMSYA; encoded by the coding sequence ATGGCGACAAAATATAAGTTGTTGGGATTTACTCGGACTCCCCTGTTATCTGCTTCAATCATGGTTTTATCGACAGGCAAGACGATCCGTATGGGACTAAAAGATCTGGTTGATAGTGAGATTTTTGATGAGCTCGATAGAAATGAGCAGAAGTCGGTTTACCGAAAATTCTATGGCGGTAAAGGTGTCAAGACCATGTATGATATTGCCGATCGAAATGAACGATCCTGGAATGCATACATCCTGATCTGTATTGCTCTGACTGCTCTATTCCTGGCTTGTACGCTGACCGGTATCAAACCAGTTAGGATCGAGTCACTGCATATGACAATTCCCGCAGCTATTTTTGTCTATCCATTGACATTCATCTTGATAGATATCCTTAATGAGTTTTATGGCCTGCGAAAGGCGAGACAAGCTATCTTTGGAACCTTCATCGCTAATTTACTGTTTGTTGGTGTTCTTTGGTTTTCTACCAAGATGAATGCAATTCCTGGCTGGGGTATGGACTCTTCATATGACTCAATAAGCTACGGGATTACATCAGTATTTATTGCATCATCCCTTTCATACCTTTTATCTGAAAACATAAACTCTTACCTTTTATGTAAGATAAAAGCATTGACTAACTCCAGGTATCTTTTTATACGGGTTATTGCAAGCACAACGGTCGCTGCTGCGGTTGATAGCATTACTTTCATCACAATTGCTTTCCATGGTGTCCTCAGTATGGATATTATGATGACAATGATTATCTCTCAGTTTGTAATTAAAATCACTTATGCCATTGTTGGTGTGTTCCCCATCTATGGAACGCGCTGGCTGTTCAGGCACTATATCAATGTACCTCAGAACTCAATGGTTACACCTCAAAAAGAAGGGAATATGAGTTATGCATAA
- the queF gene encoding NADPH-dependent 7-cyano-7-deazaguanine reductase QueF (Catalyzes the NADPH-dependent reduction of 7-cyano-7-deazaguanine (preQ0) to 7-aminomethyl-7-deazaguanine (preQ1) in queuosine biosynthesis), whose product MHNETPDVYAKHLGQKSAYIDNYDASLLQPIPRALGRGNIGISSEQLPFSGFDLWTGFELSWLNAKGKPVIGIAEFKIPAVSECLIESKSFKLYLNSFNQTRFDSAEQLQGIMEKDLSAAAGAPVEVALFEGMKGYSTKIDELEGENIDELDIEVEDYSFREDYLEGAVTDSSLQVNETLSSHLLKSNCLVTFQPDWGSVTIKYQGGQIDREKLLRYLISFRQHNEFHEQCVERIFNDIQKFCAPQKLSVFARYTRRGGLDINPFRSNFEETPTMGRLVRQ is encoded by the coding sequence ATGCATAATGAAACTCCAGATGTTTACGCAAAGCATTTAGGGCAGAAGTCCGCCTATATCGATAACTATGATGCATCTTTATTGCAGCCTATTCCCCGGGCTCTGGGGCGGGGTAATATCGGGATTTCTTCCGAGCAGCTCCCTTTTTCGGGGTTTGATCTCTGGACCGGTTTTGAACTTTCCTGGCTGAATGCTAAAGGCAAGCCTGTTATCGGGATCGCTGAATTTAAAATCCCTGCTGTATCAGAGTGCCTGATTGAATCAAAGTCTTTTAAGCTTTATCTGAATAGCTTTAACCAGACCCGCTTTGATTCAGCCGAGCAGCTGCAGGGGATCATGGAAAAGGATCTGTCTGCAGCCGCAGGCGCACCGGTAGAGGTGGCTCTTTTTGAAGGAATGAAGGGCTATTCAACAAAAATCGATGAGCTTGAGGGAGAGAATATTGATGAGCTTGACATCGAGGTTGAGGATTACTCTTTCAGGGAAGACTATCTTGAAGGTGCGGTGACCGACTCCTCTTTGCAGGTGAATGAGACTCTGAGCTCACATCTGCTAAAGTCCAACTGTCTGGTAACCTTCCAGCCTGACTGGGGAAGTGTCACCATTAAGTATCAGGGTGGACAGATCGATCGTGAAAAACTGTTGCGTTACCTGATCTCTTTCAGGCAGCACAATGAGTTTCACGAGCAGTGTGTTGAGCGGATCTTTAATGACATCCAGAAGTTCTGCGCCCCACAAAAGCTGAGCGTTTTTGCACGCTATACTCGCCGTGGTGGCCTGGATATCAACCCCTTCAGAAGTAACTTTGAAGAGACTCCAACTATGGGGCGACTGGTTCGTCAGTAA
- a CDS encoding putative quinol monooxygenase, with amino-acid sequence MSKKIYCVAQFQPKEDKFDELFTTLKALEPDTLREDGCIQYVVTKHIPSPFAEGDSYPIAFQEIWASNEAFEAHCQKDCIREFFEDECAADSGLVDKWNVCIYTDE; translated from the coding sequence ATGAGTAAGAAAATATATTGTGTTGCCCAGTTTCAGCCAAAAGAGGACAAGTTTGATGAGCTTTTTACAACTCTGAAGGCTCTGGAGCCTGATACTTTGCGGGAAGACGGGTGTATCCAGTACGTAGTAACGAAACATATTCCAAGTCCTTTTGCCGAAGGTGACAGCTATCCGATAGCATTCCAGGAAATCTGGGCTTCAAATGAAGCATTTGAAGCCCACTGTCAAAAAGACTGCATCAGAGAGTTCTTTGAAGATGAGTGCGCTGCGGATTCAGGGCTGGTAGATAAATGGAATGTATGTATTTATACCGATGAGTAA
- a CDS encoding PAS domain-containing protein, which produces MTFCENMFIADSLEDFFRFAECHNAIQTEIELQRIAPMLLQIMKRNPQPMGIKDNQSRFVYSNQAYIDLLNLPEGFELKGKTNSELPASTSEFSQMFIAHDRTTEKAGTTVKSLEIHPFGPQQITQPYIFCKTPIYNRCSEPLGTFFHCMPLHENISLFTNIVLGRIENAKTVTATQRTASEAWKLKTPTELLSEKVWEALFLYGIGLGDKQIGTRLDISTTAARARINRACQTLKIPVSQISDFMRARGWLSHIPRRFLHEYHRSLLLDEDI; this is translated from the coding sequence GTGACTTTTTGTGAAAATATGTTCATTGCGGATTCATTAGAAGACTTTTTCAGGTTCGCGGAGTGTCATAATGCGATCCAGACAGAGATAGAGCTGCAACGAATCGCCCCCATGCTCCTGCAGATCATGAAGCGTAACCCGCAGCCTATGGGGATCAAGGATAACCAGTCCCGGTTTGTCTACTCTAATCAAGCCTATATCGATCTGCTAAATCTTCCGGAAGGATTTGAGCTCAAGGGAAAAACCAACTCTGAGCTCCCGGCATCCACCTCTGAATTCTCACAGATGTTTATCGCCCATGATCGCACCACAGAAAAGGCTGGGACCACAGTAAAATCTCTTGAAATACATCCATTTGGACCTCAACAGATCACCCAACCCTATATCTTCTGTAAAACCCCTATCTATAATCGCTGCTCAGAGCCTCTGGGTACCTTCTTCCATTGCATGCCCCTGCATGAGAATATCTCACTGTTTACTAACATAGTGCTGGGACGGATCGAGAATGCGAAAACAGTCACAGCCACCCAACGTACAGCCAGTGAAGCCTGGAAACTTAAAACGCCAACCGAGTTACTCTCTGAGAAGGTATGGGAGGCTCTGTTCCTTTATGGTATTGGCCTGGGTGATAAGCAGATAGGGACTCGCTTAGATATATCAACGACAGCGGCAAGAGCACGCATCAACCGGGCTTGCCAGACACTGAAGATCCCGGTATCCCAGATTAGCGACTTCATGCGTGCCAGGGGCTGGCTCTCCCACATCCCAAGGCGTTTCCTACATGAGTATCACCGCTCCCTGCTGCTGGATGAAGATATTTGA